In bacterium, the genomic stretch GCAGTGATCATATATTGGTATTTTAAGGCGTAATTATACAAGGTGATAAAACCTTTAATACCAGTATATTTAGAATGGATTGAATTGTAAAACTCCATTTAGGGTTTCATGGAGTGCAAGATGTATGTGAACTTATGCAGAATACTTGAATTTTAAGCTATATTTGATAGTATAAAGAAGAACACAAACCACGCTAATTGGTATATCCTTAAAATCGAAGTCAATTCATTTTTGAATGCATCAGGGGAAAGAAAGGGGTACCCATGCTCGCCTCGATTCGTCGAGTCGAAGTGGGCAATCAAAAATGATTGACGAGCTTTGCCGATTTAAATAATTAAACACAAAATACCACTATGACTCCTTTCCGTTACTTTCACCAATGCATCTCTTGCGGAAAAAAATTCCAGCCGGATAGATTTTTATATACTTGCCCCGATTGCCAGGGGCTTTTGCTGGTTGAAAGGGACGAAGAATATATAAAAAACAAGATCGGCATTGGTAAAAAAGCTCAAGGTTTTTTTGATAGCTTGCGGTACGGCGAAGCCAGAAAGATCTACCCGAATGATTCCGGAGTCTGGCTTTGGCGCGACCTCTTACTCCCGGGATTTCCTGAAAAAAATATAATTTCCCTAAAAGAAGGCCAAACCGACTTATTCGAAATTCCTTCCTGGCTTAAAAAAGAGATTGGCCTGGAAAATCTTTACATAAAAATGGAAGGCCAATCCCCTTCCGAAAGCTTCAAAGACCGGGGAATGCCGGTCGCGATCTCCGACGCTTTGCGATTGCAAGAAGATTATCCGGATCTAAAGATCAAAGGCATTAGCTGCGCTTCGACCGGCGACACTTCGGCTTCAGCCGCGGTTTACTCCGCTTATGTCCGCGACCGCTTGCGCTGCATCGTGATGGTGCCCAATCAAAAAATTTCCGACCCCCAGCTTTTTCAAGCCATGGCGCATGGCGCCGAAGTTAAAGCGATCAATCACCCGGATGGTTTCGACGGCTGTATGACGCTCATTCAGCAATTTACCGCCCGCCACCCGGAACTGATTTTAGTGAACAGTAAAAACGATATGCGAATTGTCGGACAAGAATCAATTGGCTTGGAAATTCTGCAAGACCTTTCTTGGGCATCGCCGAAATGGATCTCGGTGCCGGTTGGCAATGGCGGTAATCTATCCGCGCTGCTCCAAACCCTGCTCCGCGCCAAAGAATTTGGATTGATTCCGGAACTCCCCGGAATCATCGCCGCTCAAACCGGCGCTTCCGACACTCTGGTCCGCTGGGCCGAAAGCGATTATCAAAAATACACTCCGGGAATTTATCAAGACACTGTCGCTTCGGCAATGAATATCAATAGCCCGGTCAGTTTCCCCCGTATCAAAAAACTTTACGGCGCTTTCAATATCAAATTCTTCCGCTCATCGGAAAAAGAAATTTTAAAAACCTGGGCGAGATTCACCCGAGCCGGCGCCAATATCTGCCCGCAAAGCGCAGTGGCGCTCGACGCGATCCGCCAGGCGCGGGAAGAAAAAATCATTAACGAAAAAGATTTGGTCGTCTCAATCTCCACCGCTTCCGCCATAAAATTCGCCGCTAGCGGGATCACGCATCATAAAACCGGCAGAAAAGAAGACTTTGCCAATCCCTATGAGATACTGAAAGGAAACCTGGAAGCTATTGAAAAATCTTTGAAAAGAGTATAAGATAAAATGATAAGCGCCTGTAGCTCCCTCCTTCGCTCAAATATTAACTTGAGCTTCGGAAGGACAAGTAGCGCCTATACAGTGTATCATTCACCCTTCGAAGCTCTGATAGCAATCAGAGCGCAGTAGGGCGCCTGTAGCTCAATTGGTTAGAGCACTAAGCTTATACCTTAGCGGTTCTTGGTTCGATTCCAAGCAGGCGCACAAATTATTAATTATTGATAGCAAATAAATATTTTATTTATGTCCCAAGCTTTCCAATTTAAAGCCGAAACGCAAGATCAAGGCAAACGCCTTGATAAATTTTTGAGCGAAAAGCTTCAGGAATATTCGCGCGCGACGATCCAAAAAATGATCAAAGAAAAAAATATTTTAATCAGCGGCAAAGAAACAAAATCATCTTATAAAATTAAAACCGAAGATGTTGTTGAAATTAAACCGCCAGCCGAAAAAACAGACCTATCCCCTGACCCGTCAGTAAAAATTAAAATAATTCACGATGAAAAAGATTTCGCGGTTATCGATAAACCGGCGGGACTCGTGGTTTATCCCGGAACCAAGCACGAAGAAAAAACTTTAGTGAACGGACTGCTCGCGCTCTGGCCGGAAATTAAAAGTGTTGGCGAAGACCCAATGCGGCCCGGCATCGTTCACCGCCTGGACAAAGACACTTCCGGCATAATGATAATCGCAAAAAATAATTCCTCTTTCGAATACTTCAAAAACATTTTTAAAAACCGTGAAGTTAAAAAAACTTATCTCGCCCTAGTGCATGGAATTTTAACGCCACGCGAAGGAATAATTGATTTTCCCATCAGGCGATCAGAAACTGTGCCGACAAAACAAGTCGCGATCAAAGAAAAGAATATCACCGATAGCGCCCGGCCCGCCCTCACCCGCTTTACGGTTCTCAAATATTTAAAAGATTCTGCCGGAAATGAATATACCTTAACCGAAGCAATGCCCGAAACAGGAAGAATGCATCAGATCCGGGTTCACTTTGCCGCCTTGGGACACAATATCGTTGGCGATAAAATTTACAAATGGAATAAAACACAAAAAATCGTTCCTCTTAAAAGCCATTTTTTGCATGCCGCTGCCCTCGACTTTATTTCTCCCGCTAAAAAAACCTTAAAATTTTCTTCTCCTTTGCCAAAAGAATTAAACGATTTTCTGAAAACGCTGATCGAAATTCACCCCTAAAACCTATAACGGGGTTGACTAATAACAGCTTTTGTATTATTATTAATCCATTCGACCGAACCAGAATTATTAGGAATAATAGTTTAAAAGGAAGCCATTCGGCATCACCGAGCTTCGTCGAGATCGAACCATTAACCAGTAATTATTATCTAAACCTATGACACTCTTAGAAACATTTGTCAAAAACCAGACAAAAGAAAAAGAATCTCATCCCGAAATAAAACCCGGCGCTGTTATTCGTATTCACCAAAAATTTGTTGAAGTTTTAACCCAGACAAAATCAAAAAAACAAGCAAAAGCCAAAGAGGCTGACAAAGTTAAAGAAAGGATCCAAGTTTACGAAGGAATCGTGATCTCTCGCCACGGCAAAAGTGCGCATTCAACGATCACCGTACGAAAGATCAGCGACGGAATTGGCGCGGAATATATTCTTCCTTTAGATTTGCCGAGTATTAAAAAGATCGAGGTCGTAAAACAAAACAAGGTCAGAAGAGCAAAGCTTTATTACCTGCGCGACAAAGCCGGTAAAGCCGCCCGCTTCAAAGACATAAAAGATGTTGCCTTAACCGCTAAACCGAAAGTCAAAAAAGAAATAGCGAAATAAGAAAGCGTATAGTTATTGGCGAAAAGCTAGACTGGCCCAGGTGGCGAAACTGGCATACGCACTACCTTGAGGTGGTAGCGCCCTTACGGGCTTGGAGGTTCAAATCCTCTCCTGGGCACCTAAA encodes the following:
- the rplS gene encoding 50S ribosomal protein L19: MTLLETFVKNQTKEKESHPEIKPGAVIRIHQKFVEVLTQTKSKKQAKAKEADKVKERIQVYEGIVISRHGKSAHSTITVRKISDGIGAEYILPLDLPSIKKIEVVKQNKVRRAKLYYLRDKAGKAARFKDIKDVALTAKPKVKKEIAK
- the thrC gene encoding threonine synthase, producing MTPFRYFHQCISCGKKFQPDRFLYTCPDCQGLLLVERDEEYIKNKIGIGKKAQGFFDSLRYGEARKIYPNDSGVWLWRDLLLPGFPEKNIISLKEGQTDLFEIPSWLKKEIGLENLYIKMEGQSPSESFKDRGMPVAISDALRLQEDYPDLKIKGISCASTGDTSASAAVYSAYVRDRLRCIVMVPNQKISDPQLFQAMAHGAEVKAINHPDGFDGCMTLIQQFTARHPELILVNSKNDMRIVGQESIGLEILQDLSWASPKWISVPVGNGGNLSALLQTLLRAKEFGLIPELPGIIAAQTGASDTLVRWAESDYQKYTPGIYQDTVASAMNINSPVSFPRIKKLYGAFNIKFFRSSEKEILKTWARFTRAGANICPQSAVALDAIRQAREEKIINEKDLVVSISTASAIKFAASGITHHKTGRKEDFANPYEILKGNLEAIEKSLKRV
- a CDS encoding RluA family pseudouridine synthase, with the protein product MSQAFQFKAETQDQGKRLDKFLSEKLQEYSRATIQKMIKEKNILISGKETKSSYKIKTEDVVEIKPPAEKTDLSPDPSVKIKIIHDEKDFAVIDKPAGLVVYPGTKHEEKTLVNGLLALWPEIKSVGEDPMRPGIVHRLDKDTSGIMIIAKNNSSFEYFKNIFKNREVKKTYLALVHGILTPREGIIDFPIRRSETVPTKQVAIKEKNITDSARPALTRFTVLKYLKDSAGNEYTLTEAMPETGRMHQIRVHFAALGHNIVGDKIYKWNKTQKIVPLKSHFLHAAALDFISPAKKTLKFSSPLPKELNDFLKTLIEIHP